From the genome of Microcoleus sp. FACHB-68:
GATTTAGAGCAAATAGATACTACGGCGCGTAAATTTCAGGTGGTGGGTAAGGGAAACAAACAACGATGGTGTTTTTATAGTGAGGATGCTGCAAAAGTTTTAGATGAATATATTAAGTCTTATAGGAATACAGGTTGTAGTGCATTATTTACTGCACAAAATCCATTCCCTAAAGAGGTTAGGCGCTTATCTTATCGCAGAGTTCATGCTACTTGGTGTGAGTTGACGGCACAAAGTTCCGTCTTAAAAGGTATTCGGCTTCACGATTTGCGACATACGTTCGCTACAGAACGAGTAGGGTTAATGTCTGTTGAAGAATTACGAGCTTTGATGGGTCATGAAAAGATTCAGACTACATTAAGATATCAAAAAGTAACTTCGCAGCGGGCAGAAGAAGTGGCACAAAAGGCTTTTAACATTCTGACTTCTATCGAATCAGGGATGTCTAATTGAATTAGATTAAAGCTGCATAAATAATATACTTTTTGAGCATCTAGGCTATATAAGGGAGAGTAGTGACTATACTCTGCTGTGGTTAACTGAGTGTTGACCCAGCGACCCGGTGCGGTCTCAGTGAAAAAAAGGCTGTAATCCCGACCTGGAAAGGGTTTTAACTACTACTTTGCGGCTGGTGTCAGCTTCGCTATTTCTAGGCCGAGTAGGACGCTCTGCGGGTTGGCGAGTAATCAAGGTGCTGAGCAATGCGACATAGCCAGTTCGTAAACCCCTTGTAAGTTCACCAGTAGCAACTGAACAGAAAATTGTGCTAAAGCTAACCTGAGTTGGGGTAAGCAGCAGGCAGGAAAAACGCATTGATATTGAGAGGGCTTATTGGGCTGACGGCAATAGACAATTAGCCCACAGTCAAAATTCCCTAAGAAATTGACCGGGCTGCAATGCCTAGAATGCTCAATGTGAGAGATACCTAGTTTTTATTATCCTGCGTCCCAACATCGCCCTATATCTATATCTATGTAAGGAGTCAGACCTAGCGCATCTATGGTGACGGCTAGAAGCTTGGGCAAAATGTAAGCCGGCACTTCTGCCAAAATTGCCCGAAATACTTTACTTCCATACCCTTCGAGTAGACTTGCTAGATCATGCGCGACTTCGTTGGGACTAGAATCACCGGCATCTAAATCCGCAACCATCGCCGGCATCAAGGTTCGGGCAATAGCCAGGTTCTCTCCATCTAGTTCTTGCTTGTCAACTTTTCCTTCTAAAACGTCTAAAAGAAAAAGTTGACACCGCTTTAACGCACTGAAACCCCCAGG
Proteins encoded in this window:
- a CDS encoding tyrosine-type recombinase/integrase; translated protein: DLEQIDTTARKFQVVGKGNKQRWCFYSEDAAKVLDEYIKSYRNTGCSALFTAQNPFPKEVRRLSYRRVHATWCELTAQSSVLKGIRLHDLRHTFATERVGLMSVEELRALMGHEKIQTTLRYQKVTSQRAEEVAQKAFNILTSIESGMSN